The genomic segment GCAGATGATGTTTGATGGCTGTGCTTAGGAGAATTGCTGCAGTGGTAGGTGACATTGACCCTGCCGCTACCCTTTGAAATAATGGATACTGGAAATCAGATGGAACAAATAGGCAGGCTGTGTTTTTAGCTACTGATTTATGCTGTTTGTGTCAACAGGGCTTTCCTGTCAGTGTGTAATGTGTCTCAAGTCCCGGTGTTGCATATCAGTTAGTGGCACACGCCCCCGCTGCATGGAAATAGATGGCACAGGGGTtagggagagagagcaagagcaGAACACATTTCCTGCATACCTCCCTCTTGCCTGTTCTCTTCGTCTCCTCCCTCCCACTTTGGGCTTTAGCGTGAGAGTGCCTCAGACACAGTGCgcttccccctctctctctctctctctcctccttatGCTCTCCCCTCTCTACCTCTGgtgcgctctctctctctatcctaCTCTCAGTCAAAAGGGGAGATTCTCCGTAACCAGCTGTAGCTTTATGTGATCCTCACTGCTCCTCATCGTTTCATTGatgttctttttaatttttttttttttttactatagaTTTTCTCCTCTTAATCAAATTTCTGTGCTGCCGATGTCACAGCTGATATCCAGACTCTGGATGCTACCAAGGTGCACACAAGATAGAGGGAATGGAAGAGAACTTTTAAGGCTCCCGTCAGTGCACCTATTCCTTAAATCTACACACTTTGGATTGGTTCAGGCGCTGTCAACAATGGAGGGTTTTTGTTGTAGCGGATGACTCATTTAGGTTATCCCTCTCCTAAGAGACTGCTGTACGTagagtttcttttctttcttttgttccaCCTGCGTGTTTCACCTCTCGGATCTGTTGGGACTTTTATGGAGTGCAGAAATTTTGCAGCTAAGTGTGAAGTTTGGAGGAGCAAAGTGAGCCAAGGGAAGACTGATGGAACTGTAGCTGAGTGTTGAACCCTTGTGTCCAGGTAGGCAGTCCAGGTAAGACTGTGTTTGTTATAGTTCACATGCATGGTCAGATAGATTGGTAACTATCCATGAAGATACAATGGCATACACGTGTTAGGGACTGTAGTACTTTTCATAGCATACCAGACTGGTTAGAGGTTAGAGGTGACTGCAAAGTAATATTAACAGATTTTGGGACAGCTTGAGTTGCAGAAGTGAAATAGTTTCATACTGATTTATGCCTGAAATCACTGAGAAAGCTTGATTTGGATAAGGGGATATCTAGGACTGactaaaaagttatttttgttatttcaacAGCTGCTTAAACTCTGATCCACttggcttttttattttctgaccaTACTCTCGTCACGAGAAGAACTTGCATCATTTTGCCTGTGTACCTTCAGAGTAAGGATGCATTTCATCATCAGCCTTCAGAAAATCTGCTGATATAAATAATGCTCAGATGGAATATCAACCAATAAGTGTAGTTCTCATTTCCATCAGAAATGATTGCACTGTAAGATTTGCTGATTTTATCTGCATCAAGCAATGAAAATGCAACCTTCAGAAGCTGACCTCACCTTTACCTTCCTCATATTTTCTTGACATTTACATTCTGAATGTGTTCCAGAGCTATATTTAGATCAGGTTGTGGCACTATTGCTCACATTTAATTCAAACTGTTGTgccacatttaattttaaagccTGCGGTGAGATAAAGATACTAACCACTGGAAATATTTCAAAACTTGTCCATCtaatttcatgaccaatttgGAAAGACTTCTGTAGCCTTACAAGAACATATTGTACTTCATGGTGTTTTGTACTATTCCAAATGAAAAGATTAATGGAACACACATGAACTGAAAGCTATTTTCAGAGCTACTGTGTCAGTAAAATGAGAGATTTAAGTGAGTTAGTCATCTCTGCAACTATGTAAGAGTTCAGAGGAACAATTTACAAATGATTAGATTATTAGACTGACCCTTAAAGGTAACTTAACAGGTAAAGGAAACCTTCAAGGTCTATAATAAAAATTAGGTCtattataaaaatgttctcCCATTTACAAACATCCACATCAAGGACATAACAGTCCAAGACCAAGTCCAACTTAGAGGCCAGATCACatcaatttatttttgtaaagaTGTCActcactctttgtttttctgttcccACCGATTTAGAGATGACCACAGTGTCCATGGAGCCTACAGGGGTCCTCGTGGAAAGGGGTGCCAATGCCACCGACTCCCCTCTGAACTCACATGAAGACTCAGCTGCCACATTTACCATTGGGACCATCCTTTCCATCATGTGCCTCGTTGGTATCTCTGGGAACATCTACACCCTGGTGGTTATGTGCCAATCCATGAGGACTGCAGCTTCTATGTACATCTACATCATCAACTTAGCACTGGCAGATCTGCTGTATCTTCTCACCATCCCCTTCGTAGTCTGCACACACTTCCTCAAAGGATGGTACTTTGGAGATATAGGATGTCGGATTCTGATCAGCATGGACTTCCTGACCATGCATGCCAGTATCTTCACGCTGACAGTCATGAGTACTGAGCGCTATTTTGCAGTGCTCAAGCCACTTGACACCGTCAAGCGCTCTAAAAGTTACCGCAAGGCCATTGCTGTACTGGTCTGGGCAGCTTCTCTGATACTGACTCTACCGATGATCGTGAGCATTCAGCTAATGATGGTCGGCAACAAGGCCATGTGTCAGTCCACCTTGTCCCCACTATCCTACAAGGTTTacatttctttcctgttttgcaCTAGCATTGTTGCCCCAGGACTGATCATTGGTTATCTCTACATCCAGCTTGCACGAACCTATTGGGTTTCACAGACGGAGACCTTCAAACAGACCAAGAAACTCCCCAATCAAAAGGTCAGTGCATCACAGAATGATGTTTTTTATACTACACAggtggttttattttacacacactttTCTGATGGTGTTTTGATGATGACTGGTATGGCCCACCAGTCATCTTTACATATTTGCACtttcactattattattatgtatgttTTAACTCTCTTATGAAAATCCAATATCAAGTCTTCAAGTTAATTgtcaaaatgacacaaataagCTCTTCTATCAGAGCTATAGAGATATGGACAGCACTACAATTACAACTCAGGCTACAACTCAGTTTTAAGGTGGATCAAGCCACATCATCTTAACCTTGACGTAAAAGCTGCATGTTAGCCACAGCACTGCCCACTTGTAGTGTGTATGTATGACAGAATGTAAAAAGACCAGACTCTGTAGAATTCATTGGTGTCGAAACACATAACTTTAGCCCAAATATTTTCTGATCTGATCTTGTGGTTTTCAGATTTTACAATGAGCAATTATCTCTCAAAGTATCTCGAATCATCTAAGCTGAAAAGACATGTTATTTCTCCATAATCCAAATGACCCCCAGTTTCCAAATGGTAACTCTTTGGATTGCACATTAAGGGGCCATTTTTAGGGGCCATGCCAAGTGAAATCTCCATCTCATTAATGGTTTATCTCCGTGGTCTTATCTCCCTAAAGGTGCTGTACCTGATCTTTACCATTGTGCTCCTCTTCTGGGCATGTTTCCTGCCATTCTGGATCTGGCAGCTGTTGGGTCAGTTCAATCCCTCACTCCCACTCTCCACCAAAGCCAAACGCAACATAAATTACCTGACCACGTGTCTGACGTACTCCAACAGCTGCATCAACCCGTTCCTCTACACACTGCTCACTAAGAACTACAAGGAGTACCTGAGGAAGCACAAGCGCTCCTGGACAGCTGGCGGCTACTTCAACAGAAGGAGCCGTTTTCAGCGTTCACCACGCAGGTCGCCATCTTCCAGCAGTCAGCAGTGTACCGAGAGCTTCATGCTCACACATACAGCCTCTCTGCGAGCTCATAACAGCAGTTTGTAAGGTAGGTATTTTGCAACTTTGTGGGAGTTTCTATCAGAGAAGAGCTTGGCTTTGATGGCTTATGTGatataatacagtaataatactgaTTTTAAGCTCTGCGAACATGTTGGGTGTCTACTGTATCTCCTGGAGGTACCTGGTGCTTCTtgatatttacagtaacaacaaATATTTGATTGCATGGGTGATTCGGATGGTTCCCGAACCTATTCCCTTAAATAAACTActattgaagaaaaaaatactttttcctATGGTTCTACACTGGTATGTTGTACTATTGAACACACtgatgtaattattattattacacaacattatttactgtgtaatgtaaaatgttgccACCTGTTTCCACACtgtgaggattttttttaaatgtccacCTTTTAGGAAACTctgtctttttatatatatatatatatatatatatatatatatatatatatatatatatatacatgtggaaaaatattgttttattgaaGAGGAAATAGCTAAAATatggttttcttttctgacagtCCAACAGAGTGGCAGGCATTTTTCAACATAAAAGGGCTttgtacaaataataattagGATAA from the Anabas testudineus chromosome 19, fAnaTes1.2, whole genome shotgun sequence genome contains:
- the LOC113155884 gene encoding urotensin-2 receptor, translating into MTTVSMEPTGVLVERGANATDSPLNSHEDSAATFTIGTILSIMCLVGISGNIYTLVVMCQSMRTAASMYIYIINLALADLLYLLTIPFVVCTHFLKGWYFGDIGCRILISMDFLTMHASIFTLTVMSTERYFAVLKPLDTVKRSKSYRKAIAVLVWAASLILTLPMIVSIQLMMVGNKAMCQSTLSPLSYKVYISFLFCTSIVAPGLIIGYLYIQLARTYWVSQTETFKQTKKLPNQKVLYLIFTIVLLFWACFLPFWIWQLLGQFNPSLPLSTKAKRNINYLTTCLTYSNSCINPFLYTLLTKNYKEYLRKHKRSWTAGGYFNRRSRFQRSPRRSPSSSSQQCTESFMLTHTASLRAHNSSL